The Triticum urartu cultivar G1812 chromosome 5, Tu2.1, whole genome shotgun sequence genome contains the following window.
TTCACTTTAGCTAGCAAGGTAATATTGTGGTTGTTGAGTTGTGTATGTTAAACATATTTCAAGATTTTGCAACGAGAAAGCAACCACAACTACATGAAAAACCGGTTAATCAAATGATAAATTTGACAACAAAAAAGGTAAAACAAATGTGGTTATAGTATACCATAATCTACTATAGTACCaaacacacatacacacatatgTTTGTATTTCTAAACAACATtcctgagagagagagagagagttcgTCCATGGTGAAATTCCGTCGTGCTCCACTCCGCACACACCCTACAACAACATTGCCTCCCTTCTCGCATGCTCCTCCACTCTAGAGGCCCCCCTCACGCACTAACATCGCCTCCCTCCTCTTTTTCCTATTCACATATATGCTCATGTGGGTGCTACTAACTCCTGCACTCCCGACATGATACACAGACATTCCTCGGTAGAGCCATGGATGCCAACGAGGCCTCAAGTGGGAGGGGGTCACTTCTCGGCGCTACTATCGGTAGCTTGTGGCGACTTCTTCGTGAGGGAACGACACTGTAGTGCGGCATCTTTTGTATGACACCTTCTCCCCGAGTTCACCCCGTAGGCGCCTTTTCATAGATGGGCAGGTACCACTCAAAACTCATTAGTGTATCGAGACGCCTTTGAGTTTTCTATTAAACTTACATACACAATGATAGGCGTCTCGATCCACCGTTTGGTATACAAGCACTGTCGGGTACCGCTTCAAAACTCATTGGCGTCTTATTTCTCCTTGGCACAGATGCAACCTAGTCTCCCTCACGAGAGTGTTTGGCACCACAGCTGGAAAATGACAAGGCCATGGGCATGGGATTTTTTACAATGGGACAAAGGGAAAAGAGATCCCAAGTTTTCAGCAAAAATCATAACTAACCATGCAAATGATAACCCTTAGAAATTATATTCACTCGTATCGATGTCATAATCAACTAGCAAACAATAATAACATATATCAAATGCCAACACTTTGTCAAAACAATCATGGATTGGGGGGAAATGGCCACTCGACCCATGTCCACCTTAGGAGTCAGGAGTAAGTCCTGCTAGGCATGTCCCACCATCGAAATCGCTGCCAAAGCAACACCGTTGTTTCGTGAAGCCTTTGCCCAGGAAATGAAACTGTAGCTTTTCTATAAGTTGCGATGGTTTTGTGTAATTTACTAGCGTGATGCGTTAACGTTATATTCTTTCATAGTTCACGCATGTAATTAAACAATCATTGAGATCTAAAAGGGCCTCTAGAATTTtcacaaaaaataaataaataagaggGCCTCTAGAAAAAAACCGATCATTGAGATCTAACCGGGCCTAAAACGATCATTGATTGAAAGAAAATAGGGTTTCCTCTCCCCAAATATACGTGCGGCCAACAACCGCCTCTCCCTCAAAAAAGCCTAGGGTTTCCTCTGCCTCCTGCCGGCACCATCGCCGGTCCTCCTCGTCTCTGGTGGTCTTAGGGCCATGGCGGCGTGGTGGATCTCGACTCTTGCATGTGGGAGGGCTCCGTCTTTAGATGTTCCTTcgagttttgttagggtttgtgtcttGCTCAGGAAGACAACACGACGGCGTATTCCTGGAGATGAATAAGGTTCTCCCTGCCTAGCACTCGTCCCGATGGTGCGTATAGCATCATCAGTGGGTGTGTAGGGATGTGCTTTCGACGGATCTGTCCTTGATGGATTTGCTTGGATCTGGTCGTAGTGTGTTTACGACTCTACGTTCGTGCGTATTCAAGTTGGATTCTTCCGATTTACGCTACTCTTCAACAGCGACGATTGATGTTCTGGTGTGCTGGTCCTATGTggtcttagcacgacgacttcccaaCTGTCTATTGCAACAAGTTTTGCCCGGCTCCGGCAAGGAAGGGgtgatgacggcggcgcgccttcAGCTCGCTTCAGTGTTTGTAGTCGTCACTAGATGATCTACAGATCTGAAtgtaattttttattattttttgtaTTCATTGTACTGCCATGCCATACTTGATGATGAATAAATCGGAAGTTTTCTCGAAAGTAAAAAAACGATCATTGAGATCTAAGCGGGCCTCGTGTTTACTCGTAAGCTGAGCCAAGCCAGTGTCACCACCCAATTTAAGCGGACCGGACCCCCACTCAGCTGCTACTACTAGAAGTTAAGCAagtcgacgacgacgacgacttGCGCCGCCGGCTTCCTATAAAATCGGCGCGCCTCTCGTCTCCTCCGCCCCACTCCATCGTGATCGTCAGCTGCCTACCtacctccctccctccctccagCCGAGGAATCAGCAAAAAACAAATGCCACTGTGATTGTGCTTGTGCGCGAGCCAAGGAGAAAGGGGGGGAGGGGATCGACGACGATGCGGATGCGGGCGCGGGACCTGCACCCGCTCTGCTGCCTCCCCGTGGACTGCCCCGGCGGGTGGTGCGCCGACCGCTCCCCGTCCTCGCCCCCGCCCGCGCCGGCGCCGGCCGCCGTGGCCGGGCTGCTCCACAAGTGGACCAACATCGGCAAGGGCTGGCGCCCGCGCTGGTTCGCCATCCTCCGCGGCGGCCTCCTCGCCTACTCCAAGATCCGCCCCCGCGCCGCCGGCTCCCCGACCCCTTCGGCGCCCGCGCCGGAGGACGGCCGCCCCAGGCTGATCGGCCCCGCCGggtacgccgccgccgcccccgagGACCGCCCCATTGGGCTCGTGCACCTCAAGGTCCGTCCGCCCGTCTCATCCCATCTGAttgatcccgccgccgccgcgcgctcCTCTGCTTCTCTTTCCCCACCCGAAAGAATCGAATTTTATTTTTAGCCTGGTAGATTCTTGCCCTTTTTTCCAGTTGGTCTGTTATTAGAAGACAGATTCAGGGAGGTTTCGCCATTGTTCCACTGCTTGCTACTCAATGCCTGCCGGCCATGGCGATGATCTTCAACTGTTAATGCTCTGCTCTGATGATAATAATCTTACTAGGTGGATTCAGAGCAGGTGGAGCTATGCGCATAGATAAAATACACAgtaacaaacaaacaaacaaatgGGAGCTGTAAAGCTAGAGAGACCAACGCGTCACATCACTCTGAGTTCGGCCTCGGCCGTGTCCGCATCCACTGACTCTACCTAGCTTAGCTTCCACCCCACCCACATCAGAATCATCGACACCCACTTCCCAGATCTTCACAACAAGCTAGAGCTGCGACATTTACCAACCTACAGTACGTACTAAACTGTACTAGTATACATTTGTTTAGTTAATTACCTGGATTAATCGATCGATGGAGATGGCGGAACGGCGACGGCGAGTGCTTACTGCTTAGTTATGCGTGCCTTTCCTGAAAGCAACTGCCCCTTTTGAATTGGCAAAGCACACGTGAGCTTTCCTGCAACGCAAATGCTGTTGTGGGATCCAACCACCCAGACCCAGGTAGGGGTTGCCAGTGACAGTGAGCACCATCTCCGTGGAGATCAACTCACACCAATGGGGCTAAACAAGATTAGCAATGCTGCTTGCCATCTTTTCCTTTTTGCCCTTTTTTACATTACATTTTACAGCCCCCTCTGGTGAAGAAGTATCTCCTCCGGTGAGTCTCCACATATGAAGAATGACACCATGCGCTGTGCTGGGCATGTGAAGCAACCAACTGGCTTCCAGCTGGATTCGCTCTCTCGGGTTTAAACTGGGTACTGATGGGGCCTTGGCATTGGATGTTCTTGAGCTGTTGGAATCTGAGGCATATGGTGGGGAAGGGGACTTTTAGGGCCCTCGTGTTTGTGTGAAACTGTGAACCATCCTGTCTATAGTTGTTAGTGCTGCCAGGTAGCCACATTCATACCTTCAACAATTTCAGTTGAAATGATGCGGTAAAGCAAAGGCTCTACAGTGTAGTACATTCTCTCTTCTTTTGTTTACCTACTAGGAGTAATTCTAAGTACTACACATGGTTTTTTGTAGCTGTGAACAAACAACACTTTCTGATTCGCATTCCACAGAACCACACAAACAGTTGGCACATGCTTAAAATTGCACATGTTTTGGCAGAAAACTACACATTGCACAAAACAATTCAATTCTTTGGCTGCTGGCTAGTCGGTCCGGTATGCCAATTACACCGATGATTGTGTTCCACCAGTCAGGTTCTCACTTCTTTTACATGAATCGATTGTGTTTCATTAAAACATCCCCATAAAGTATGTCTGGTTTTCTTAAAGGCATATTTAGACTATTAGTTTTCTGCTGGTTGTTCTAAAAATGCATGACTTTGTTAGAATGTGCTCTTTATCGAATATAAAAAAATAATCTGAGGGCATCTTTCTTATTAATTTGGGCAAGTCTCATTGAATGGCATAGTGTATAGAGAGAATATGTAATCTTGTTAGATCTGCAGGTTTTGGTTGCTAACTTTATCATCTAAAATTTCGCCAGATATCATCATTCCGTGAAAGTAAATCAGACGATAAGCGGTTCTATATAATTACTCCAACCAAGACGCTTCAGCTGAGAACCAACTCAGTTAAGGATCGTGTGGCTTGGATTGAAGCCCTTGTTTCTGCGAGAAGTGAATCTTCTCCCAATGGAGTCTTACTGTATGACCAGAATGATGCATCCTTTTCTACAGACAGGCTTAGAAATCGTATGCATGCTGAAGGTCTTGGTGAAGAGGTTATTAAAGACTGTGAGCAGATTGTCCATTCAGAATTCTTGCAGTATTATACACAGATGAAACAACGTTGTGAAGAGTATTTGAGCTTTCTTGGCAGTCTTCCACAACAGCTTGAGGTAACATTTTCTCAAGACTTGCTGCTAGGTGTATCAGTGAACTCAATCTGCTCCCACTACTTTGATGATTGACCATCTCATTAATTTAACGTGGATTGCAAGAAAGCATTTGGTGCACTGTTGAACTTTTTTTAGAATCAACTGTGTGGTCCCTGTACCCTCAGTACACTATATTCAAGTCGCTTTTTGAGTTATTAGAAGAAATTATAATTTTTTGATTAATTCGAAATAATGGGTTTTGCATTTATCGTGGATTATGAAATAATCAGTAGCCATTCTAACTCTGTTTTAATTTGAGTTACATGTACAGAAGTTGAACATGCCAACCTTAATCCAAAAAAGTTCGCCCCGTCTAGAAGAATTAAGGATACCGCAGACACTTATCTCTGATTTCGTTTGACCCTTCCAGCATTGTATAAGTATTACAGTAAACTGTAGAAAGATCCTCATTTCTATTGAGATTTTTTGGTGACATAACCATATTGATTTTATTTTGGATGTGATGTGCGTGATTGCCGTAATAACTACACCCCGGGCATCCTCCCAGTGCTCAGGCCCAAACTATCACTAAATACTGCTTAATAATAATTATTAAGAGGAaaatcagtttgattgacctcaaAAGGCAGAATAACAACAGTCAGACCGGAAATTTTGGGTCTTCCCCTGCTTATTCCCAGTTGGAAACTGAACTAAGCAATATAGAGAAATGCAATAACCTGCTCTTCATGCTGATATGCTGTGTCTTTCAGGTACTTAATGAACAAGATACTACACACTCTATCAGACCTGAATGTTCCTGCTCTGGACATGGAAAATGTTGTGGTActtgatttttttttttgaactcTTTATGTTTTCTATGTTTCTCATACTAGAATCCTGTTCGCATCCATGATTCATGCAATTAGCTTCGAGGAAAAATATCAATTTGGTATTTCTAGTTTGATCGGTGTTTGTACCTTTTTTCCTCATCCTCTCAGTTTAAGCTTTTAATGCACAATTTCCAGTTGCTCTCGTGCTGTACCGTTGTCTCAAGATGGATGTTTGAACATGTTTATTTGATAATCTTTTTGTTGTTTGTTGTTAAACTGCTATCATATCACATCAAATTTTGAAAATGCAGAATGCCATGTTTATCTGTTGAGCTTTCATATGTGGAGCAAGATAAAAGAGAAAATGAATTTTAGCTTTCTGTTGTTCTTACTTTTTTTTCTTGACCTTTTTCTATCAGAGAGCAGCAACACGGAATCATCCGATGATGCTGGGATTCAGGAGTTAGATGGAATCGTCAGATGAAGATGACTATAACTTCTGTGATACAAGACAAAGTTTCAGTGATTCTGCTGCGAGTCCTGACATGAGGATGAAGCATTCAAATTCGAGCAACGATGTCCAGCAATACAATCATAATTTTGTAGAATCAAGATCTGGCAAGGGAGAGAATGAATGTTTATTGCTGCCACCAAAACGCCGCACAAAGTTGCCTGAACCAGTTGAAAAGGAGAAGGGCGTTAGTCTTTGGTCAATGATCAAGGACAATGTTGGGAAAGATCTGACGCGGGTCTGCCTGCCTGTTTACTTTAATGAACCGATTTCATCTCTTCAAAAATGCTTTGAAGACTTGGAATATTCTCATTTGTTGGACCATGCATATGATTATGGCCTAAAGGTATGAAAATGTCATCCTTCATGCATCTTTCTTGTgatttgtttttttgtttttgtttctgTCTTGTCAATGATACTTAAAATTAGTGGTAGCTTTTAAAATTTAGTGAACAACAAGATGTTTATTTCCACCATGACTCATTCTAAATGTATCTTATCTGGCTGATCTGAATTTTATTTGTTCATTAGATGCAACATGGCATCTGTTACATTTTTACCAACTCTGATCAATTAATAGTTCACTGTTAGTCTGGAAACTAGCTGGCTATAATTTTTCAGTATTCTGAGCATCAATCTGAATCCAGGGCAACAGTGTGATGAGAACTCTATGTGTTGCTGCATTCGCTGTCTCTGGGTATGCTTCCTCTGATGGCCGGCCCTGCAAACCTTTTAATCCTTTGCTAGGGGAAACTTATGAAGCTGATTTTCCTGAAAATGGAATCCGTTTCTTCTCAGAAAAGGTCAGTTATTGGTAACGATGGAACTAAGTTTAGCAAGTTTCATTCAGTGAGAATTGTCATGATATATTTCTATTTGTTCTCTACAAACAGTTGTAATTTCACTTTCTACTGTTATCTGCCGTTAGACCTTTTGCTGTTACTGTTACGAACTATACCTGAAGTCATTATGTTATTCCCTTCTTGGTACCAGGTTAGTCATCATCCAATGGTCATGGCCTGTCATTGTGAAGGAAGAGGATGGAAATTTTGGGGAGAGAGCAATGTAAAGAGCAAATTCTGGGGACAAACAATTCAGCTTGATCCTGTTGGTGTTTTAACATTAGAATTCGATGATGGAGAAATTTTCAAATGGAGCAAGGTAAAAGACCTTCCTGGAGACCACTAGCCTTTAATCATTGATTGCAGGACAGGCAGACCGCCTCACCCATGCCCAAATCCAATAAACGATGCTTGTCCAGCAGGTCTCATAGTAGTGAACCCTTTTTTTTTTGCTTATGAAAAATCTGAACTTCTTACTCTCTGTGCCAGGTTACAACAACCATTAATAACCTTATCATCGGTAGACTTTATTGCCATCATCATGGGACGATGAAAATAAGTGGGAACAGACAACATTCATGCAAGCTTACCTTTAAACAGCAGTCGTTTCTTGAACGTAACCCTCGACAGGTAAAACAGAACATAAATGCCAGTTCCCACAACCTATGTGTTTTTCACCTTCCCTGTCATCTCCATAGATCTTACTAAGATATAGTCCTATGCAAGGTTCAAGGAGTTGTTGAGGATATTGGCGGTACCAAGGTTGCTACCTTAAGGGGAAAGTGGGACGAGAGCTTGTACTGCAATGTTACTAATGACGGAGTAAATTCCAGTGCTGAATCCACTCTGCTGTGGGAGAAACATGAGCCTCCAACTAATCCCACACGATACAATTTGTCATCATTTGCTATAACCCTAAACGAGCTGACTCCAAATCTCAAGGTACACCATTGGCAGATTCAGCTCGCTATCTCGGTACTTCTCTCAGCTAGCTCTGATACTGAAGCTCCGTTTTTGCCTATTGTTTAGGAGAAACTTCCTCCAACAGATTCAAGGCTCAGACCGGATCAGCGACACCTAGAGAATGGGGAGTACGATAAAGCCAACTCTGAGAAGCTACGGTTGGAGACAAGGCAACGGATGGTACATCTTCCTGCATGTTCTCCTACATGTTCATGGAAATAACACTTGCGTTCACAGTTCTGTTGAAGGCCCTACTTTCACAAAAATGTCTTAACTGAAGTACTGGATCTCTTCATGTACAGGCACGGAAAATGCAGGATAATGGATGGAAACCGAGATGGTTCGACAGGGACACCGAAGACGGAGCGTTCCACTACACCGGCGGTTACTGGGAGGCGAGAGAGCAGAGGAAATGGGATGGCTGCCGCGATATATTCGGTGAATTGCCCGACAAGAAAACTTATCCGGTTCCCGCTAGTGTGGGTATATAGCTCAATTATGTAGCAGCTATTCCATTTCCACCAAATAGGTGTTAGCGTGAAAAGTATTACTGAAAATATATACTACAACTACTAGCTGGCTTTCCCAATCCTCATTGTGGAGAGATGAGCTCATTCATCTCCCCTGTATGTAAACAAATACTATGACATACGACTATGGACATTATAAACTGTGTCTGTGTCCACAGGCTTGCAAGATGTAGTAGGTGCTATAGCTTGTGGTTGTTAAACCTAGATTGTCAATAATAATATTCTTCTTTAGCTGTATATGTTTTCACACAACCAATGAGTGCCTTGTTATCAAGTGCTTAAGTATAAATCTAGTGATCAAGCGCTGATCAAGAATGTTTGTGCAGTTAACCAAATCCCAGCAATTCTGCCTGGAAAGATCAGGACATACTTGACATTTTTATGTTGCACTTATCTCCAAGGTCATGATATACTTGACATTTTTATGTTGCACTTATCTCCAAGATCATGACATACTTGATATTTTTATGTGTTGCACTTATCTAGCGGTGCCTTAACCTCGACAAGCAACTCGTGCATTCTGCAGAGCCGTTGATAAACACCTAAAACATTTTTATTCTGTTCTGCTCTTACAAATtttcatcaccatcatcaccgagGTTCTAAAATACaataaaactaaactaaaacccAGTTCGTCATCTATCAAGCATGGACGGCCACTTCTTCGACGTGGAGTTCGATGAAGCCGGCGTTTGCCAGGCGCTTCTCCTTGTACACGTACCCCTTGGCGGCGGCGACGAAGATCCCAAGGTTGGCGGTGCTGATGGCGGCGAGCAGCCAGTAGAAGTAGTCGAGCCTCCCCTTGTCAATGTCGTTGGCGAGCCACGGTCTCCGGCCACCGGAGGTGGTCACCGCGTGCACGACGGAGACGagaccggagctgaggaagaagcCAAGCGAGAGCGTGGTGAGGAAGAGGCCGGTGCTCATGGTCTTCATGTCCCTGGGGCACTCGCGGAGGAAGAAGTCGAGCTGGCCGATGTATGTGAACGCCTCTCCGGCGCCAACGAGGAGGAACTGTGGCACGATGAGGAAGACGGAGAGCTGGATGCCCGCGGTAGAGGCGGAGAGGCGGTGGCGCTCGGTTAGCCCGGCAACGGCCATGGCGAGGATGGAGAGGAAGAGGCCGACGAAGATGCGCTGGAGCGGGGAGAGGCCTTGAGGGTTGCCAGTGAGGCGGCGAGCGAGCGGCGCGATGAGGCGGTCGTAGATAGGGACGGTGAGGAGGATGGAGCCGACGAAGAAGACGGTGAGGGAGCCGGCGGGGATGACAAAGGAGGGGCCGAGACGGCGGTCCAAGGCTTGGGCCTGGGAGACGGAGAAGGTGGTCATCTGCGCGTAGACGGTCCAGAAGACGATGGTGGTGGCCCACGTGGGCAGCATCCGCACCACCTGCTTCACCTCCTCAACCTCTGTCACTGTGCACACCGCCcacttcttcctcttcttcttccccgacgacggggacgacggcTCCAGCTCCACCTCTACTATTGCAGCCTGATCAAGGAACCTGCACGTGGATGATCATTAATCCATGATAATTAATATAAGCAACATCAAGAGTACACCATATGATTAGAAACTGAATTAATTAACCATTGTTCGTAAATACTCTATCTGTCTCAGTTTACTCATACTTTGTGTGTTAGAAACATTACACGTATCAAGGAGGAGGAGCCCAAAGGAGTTGTCTGCCGGATTCTAAAAACGTGAAAATAGGATAAATCACACATGGTTAGAATGTCATATTATTAAATTCTACAAAAGCGCATAGAAGCTGTTTGGTTGCACCACATGGAAAAATGCAAGAACTTCTGTATACCATTAGATGCATGGTATAGTTGTCATAGCAACAAAAGAAAATTTTCCATGAGATTACTACCAACTGTAATTTCCTTTGAAATTGCATACAATATCTCTACTATTAAAGATCAATCGTTCGGCCAACTTGATGGCGCACGAGATTATGATGTTTAGATTTGATAATAGGTCGGATGGTTTTCTTTTTAATAGCCGTCCACCCTGCGTGATGTATGCCATAACGAATGATGTAACATCCTTTTAGTTCATTAATACCGTGGGAAGGTGTTTAGAAAAAAAAGGAGTCGGGGATTGCATGTTTGTATGTCCAACTCCCCCTTCGCTAGCTTCAAACAAAAAACTCCCCCTACCCACGACCCCCCTCACCCACGTCCAGCACTAACCAAGATCTAGAATATGTTGGGTGTAAGATTTACGTCGGACGTTATTGGTGTTGAACCATTAGAATATGTATGCCCTCATTGCAACGCACGAACAATTAGCTAGTAGACTATAGTAGCAATTTCTATGGTTTCAAATCATGTAGACCAAATAGATTTGTGCAAGAAACCTTTGTTAGGAAGAAAATCCTCCCGAATTCTATAAAATTTGGATTCCATACTTCCCCCTTTAAAGGGCTTTGGAGATGTCTCGGCCTCTCGGCGGATTGGATGATGAAGTTGCTTGGAGGTGGAAGagttgctttgaagttaatgacCATATTGGTCCATACTTTCACACTTTAAAGGGATCGGATAGGGGATCCACTATCCCCATTGTTTTCTAACATAATAGCCGATGGGTTGGTTGTCCTTACTAAAAGAGCTCAAGTCAGGGCATGATTTCTGATTTCTAGGCTGGCTCCTAATTTGGTAGATGGTGTCTTGGCACTGCTCCAATATGCTGATGACACTATCTTCCTACCGGATGATGAGCTATCTAATGCAAGGAATCTGAAGTATATATTATGTGTTTTTGAGCAGCTATCCGGACTAAAGATCAATTTTCATAAGAGTGGATTTTTTTGCTTGGGTGAGCCCAATAGTAGATTGTAGGAATACATGGAGATTTCACTTGTGAGTTGGGTTTCTAACCTTGAAACAACTTGGGGTGCATGTGGATGCTAAAATATTAAGTAACACTTGATGGGTTCTTGTCGAAGAGAAGATTGACAAGAAAATGTTTGGTTGTAAGGGTAATCGTCTTTCTACTGAAGACCGGGTTACCCTATTTTAAGGATACGTCCAAAGATGGACACACTAGTAGCATAGAAGGAAGGGCAAGACGCCCGGAAGAATGCCAATGAACGGTTGAATGCCCTCCCAACTCAGGAGAAGGTGGAAACAGAAAACTTACCACTCGCTAAAACGCCATCCATCTATGAGGCCCGCCGTATGGATAAGTCATGCTGCCCCTTCACTTTGAACCTTAGGCACTACATCCATCTCCCTAGGGTCATGCCATTGAACACCACATTGTTCTTGTGCGTCCAAAGGCTCCATAAAACAAGCAAGATGGTCATTTTAATGTCACTAGTGAGCCATCCCGCAGCTTCCTTTCTTGTCCACCAATACACCAGGTCATTGTCCATTGTTGGGATCCACTCAAGCTTTCCCCAATCCCCGAGGATAACTGACCACACCTCCTTTGCAAGCACACACCCAAGAAGAATGGGTTGAAGGTTCTCAAGTTGTTGGTCACAAAATGGACAATCTATTGGGTGCGGAAGCCCACGCCGCTCTAGCCTGGCCGTCCAATATCTATCGCGTGCTGCCAACCACCCAAACACCTTGCATGTCAAGATCGTGCAAAGCACTGTTACCCTAGTGAATTCATGTCTTAGTGGCATTTCCTTGTATATGCTTTCCTTCCTAGAAGCTCCTAAAGGAGTGCTAAAGAACATGGATTCTAGCAGAGCCGAGATGGTGTGGCAAGAAAATGAAGACAAGAGAAAATATCATCTAGTTAATCACACCTCCTTTGCAAGCACACACCCAAGAAGAATGGGTTGAAGGTTCTCAAGTTGTTGGTCACAAAATGGACAATCTATTGGGTGCGGAAGCCCACGCCGCTCTAGCCTGGCCGTCCAATATCTATCGCGTGCTGCCAACCACCCAAACACCTTGCATGTCATGGGTGCTCTTGACCTCCAGATCGTGCAAAGCACTGTTACCCNNNNNNNNNNNNNNNNNNNNNNNNNNNNNNNNNNNNNNNNNNNNNNNNNN
Protein-coding sequences here:
- the LOC125511577 gene encoding protein NRT1/ PTR FAMILY 6.3-like is translated as MLPTWATTIVFWTVYAQMTTFSVSQAQALDRRLGPSFVIPAGSLTVFFVGSILLTVPIYDRLIAPLARRLTGNPQGLSPLQRIFVGLFLSILAMAVAGLTERHRLSASTAGIQLSVFLIVPQFLLVGAGEAFTYIGQLDFFLRECPRDMKTMSTGLFLTTLSLGFFLSSGLVSVVHAVTTSGGRRPWLANDIDKGRLDYFYWLLAAISTANLGIFVAAAKGYVYKEKRLANAGFIELHVEEVAVHA